The nucleotide sequence TAAGAGACAAATGCTAAAACGCACATACACagagatgaaatttattttaaaaaaattaaaacaaaaaaaacgtacgTAAAACACACAAACACCACATCCACAGTTCCACACACACGTCACACTCGAAAAAACGACTaagtcaagaaaaaaaaattccgccCCAGCCTGCCATTTATAACAAAACAGACGCTCGTACACTGACACTCCacatgaaaattaccaaatttagaggtggtaaattacgtggtaattacccgtaatttctCCACCTTGATTTTAGAAGGATAGTGACCTCTTTGGAAGGGTGACGGCGTGACGCTGGGGTTGAAATAGGGCACtagttaaaactgaaaaaaaattaaaaaaaaaaaaaaaacaaaaaccaaaaaatataaatcggCTGcgttcaaaactcaaaaaccaaaaataaaaaatattttggtcataaccaattaaccaaaaaccaaaataagTATAAGTAGGAAAAGAACTGTGAACGaacccaaaaccaaaaataatcgttgctggtttttgtttttttttctgtttttttcctgtttttttttcgattttcgattttgtattGTTCTCTAGCATCTTTTGACCCCCATGACTGACTTTTTTAGTTACAATATTATGCAACCTGTGTgcttgaaaataacaaaatcaaatGAGGTAGCTGCTAACAAACTAAGCAGTGTTGAACAAAgatagtttttactttttttttgaaagaaatttaattcaattattttttaatcaaaaatttcgaatttgatcACGATTcaattcattataaaaaataaaaatcttggtttcaaaaatgaactcctcgatcaaaaatcgaccatgtgcgaaataaaaaatcaatcggTTGCTTCAAAGCTTTAAAAACTAACTTTtcgattgaaaatcaaataatggaatcgtaaaatattgattttttggcattttcatgaattttttattttttgcatgaatggcattttaaaattctttggTTGGCCAAAATGGCGAAAGATCTGGTATTTCTTgcttaaattaccaaaaaaaaagtccctgTACCTACtcccaaaatcaccaaaaatctcaTGTTTCATGTCAAATTACCTAAGAAAGggcagttttgctttttgtttgtcaaaattttcagaaagttccactttggtcaaaattatcgGATTGTCgcatatttgccaaaattgtcaaaaattactaaaaaattcatttttatcaaaattttctttcagtttcaaaaagtgattttttgccTGAATTGTCGAAAAGTCCTAATCTtggtcaaaatgttcaaaagttgatgctgttttttttcactcaaattgccaaaaaaatactgctttttttgcaaaatggccgaaaaactcttatttttttgacagtattgccaaaatttcaaatttgcaaacagtcatcattttttctaaaattctcacGAAGTATCTGcgttttttttctgccaaaattgtcaagaagttcGACATTGTTGTAGCGTTAGCGTTGTGTAAGTTGCGCCTTAGCGCATTTCAGTCTATTGGACTCCTGTATAATATCCTTGTATATACGTTGATAATAAATACTCATTCGTTATGGGTTAAATTAATTCGTTTAATCATCAATAATTATCCTGAAAAGTTACAACAGTTGGCGACGAGGATTGTGCGTTTCTACGCGTATTATATGGAACAATGTGTTCGAACAGTGTATCAGTTCGCGGAGTATTTTTTCGTGGGTTTCGTTGCTGATAAATCTCCGTGCACGCCTTCGCCATGACTAGAAGCGGAGGAACAAAAAACGGCGAGAATAATGAAGAAGCCAAAGCATCGGAGGTAGCTTCATCATCATCTACGGTCATCAATAATTATACTACTACGCAATCGATGttcgaatgtgaaaaattcaatgctGGTACTATGATATGGGACCGATGGATACAACGAATCGAAGGTGCATTCGAGACATTCAGTGTTCCTACGGACAAACGTACGCATTATTTAGTTCACAACGTTGAACTTGATACGTTTAATTTACTGGCGGACAAAGTATCGCCGAAAAGTCCGTATTCGTTGAAATATGAAGACGCAAAAAAGCTCTTATCAGATCATTTCAGTCCAGCACCGTTGGAAATAGctgaaatattcaagttcaaTCATCGTGTACAGAAGGAAAATGAATCCGTACGTGATTTCGTTGCATCGTTACAAAAGTTATCGATCCACTGTAATTTTGGTGATTATCAGAAGAAAGCTTTACGTAATCAGTTGGTATGTGGTTTACGCGATGTAAGTACGCAAAATCGTTTATTGGAAATTTCCGATCTTACCTTCGATAAAGCATTAGAAATAGCTACGTCTAGAGAGACATGTGCTCAAGGTTCAGCAGCTTTACATAGCGACGCGAAAAAACCGATACCTGATGCCGAAGTGAACGCTCTGCATaccgataaaaataaaaagcggCATGTGAAGAAATTTAACGGTAAAAAGAAGCCTGATAACGATTCAACGTCTTCTAAAAAGTGCCATCGTTGCGCGAAAACCGGTCATTCTCCTGATAAATGTTATCACATCAAGGCTGTTTGCAAAGTCTGCCAGAAGATTGGTCACATTGACCAAGCTTGtttcaagaaaaacaaaaacaaagctCACACGTCCGTACTAGAAGCAGTCGAAGAGTTTGCAGACATGTATGTAAACGAATGTAAATCTTCAAGCGGTCTGCGCAGGAAAATCTGGGTACATCCTACGATCAACGGTGTCGAGTTAAAAATGGAACTCGATTGCGCAGCGGCAGTTTCAACGATAAATTATCGAGAAGCGCTCAAATATTGGCCGAAAGCTGAAGTAAAAACCAGTCAACTTACCTTGTTATCGTTCAACGGGCAGCCATCCAAGGTTCATGGTGAAATTATGGTTCGTGTAAACTTCGAAAAGTGTACCAAAGAGCTCAAGTTGTTTTTGGTGAAAGAAGAGCGACCCCCGTTATTCGGTCTCGAGTGGATCTACGTGTTCAAAGTCGATTGGAATAAATACATTCCATACGTTGGTGAAATTTCTGTCTGCGCTCCGAATTCTCCTCCACCCGAAGTGTTGGAATTGTTACGTCGATTCGAGGTACCGTCAAAGAGCGGCATTGGGAAAATTTCCGACCTTGAAGCTCGTGTTCAACTTAAAGAAGACGCGCGCCCTGTATTTTTCAAAGCTCGACCTGTGCCTTTTGCGTTACAAAGCAAGATTGATGCGGTAATCGATAAATACATTTCCGAAGGCATTTATATTCCTGTTACGGCGAGTGATTGGGCAACTCCGATAGTTCCTGTGGTCAAAGCATCAGGCGACGTTCGTATCTGTGGCGACTACAAAATAACCGTCAACCCGCAGATAATTATCGATGCTTACCCTATGCCAACCTACGAAGAGATGTTTGCTGATATGCAGGGTGACGAGTATACGAAAATCGATATTTACCATGCGTATATGCAGCTTATGATGaacaaaaaagatcaaaaaatacttacgttGAATACTCATCGAGGACTTTTACAACCGACTCGAATGATGTTTGGTCTAGCATCAGCTGCGTGTACTTGGCAAGCGacgatggagaaaattttagccGGTATTCGACGTAAGAAGATTTTTCAAGACGATCTGTATATGACTGGTCCAACAAGAGAAGAACATCTTCAAACTCTACGTGAAGTGCTTGAACGTTTGCAGAAGTACAACTTACGAATCAACGTGGAGAAAAGCGTATTCTTCGCCAAGTCAATCGAATATTGCGGTTATCGTGTCGATAAAGAAGGTATTCATCCGTTGCAAGCTAAATGCGAAGCTATCGTTAACATGAAAAGACCAGAAAATAAGAAAGACATCGAAGTGTTTCGTGGTTTAGTAAACTACTACAGTCGTTTTGTTCCTGAGTTCAGCAATATTATGTATCCGCTGAATCGTTTATCTCGTCAAGACGTCGAATTTGAATGGTCATCCGATTGCGAAGCAGCGTTTGTGAAAATTAAGCAGATATTATCGTCAGAACGAGTTTTGGTGCATTTCAACCCTGCTCTCGATCTCATTGTGGCAACCGATGCCTCACCGTTCGCTGTTGCAGCCATTTTATCGCACCGATTCGCTGATGGTTCCGAGCGCCCTATCCAATATGCGTCGCAGTCGTTAAATCAAACGCAGCAGAAATATGCTCACATCGATAAAGAAGCGTACGCAATCGTTTATGGAATTAAGAAGTTCCACCAATACATTTATGGTCGTAAATTTACGCTCATCACCGATTGCGAACCTCTTACGAAGATATTTTCACCAGACAAAGGTTTACCTGTTCATTCGGCAATGCGCATGCAACATTATGCTATTTTTCTGCAGTCGTATACGTACCAGATTAAATATCGCCGAACCAACGCTCATGCCAACGTCGATGCGTTATCCAGACTTCCGTCATCGCTAGAAACAGCTTCCACCCAAGAACCCGATGTTGTTCAAATGAATGTGTTGGAAGAAATACCAGTTACGTCATCGATCATCGCTAAAGAGACAGCGACTGAACCGAAGTTGAAAAAGCTGATGGAAGCGTTGGAGAAAGGTCACGACTTGAAACCTGTCGATCGTTTTAATATCAACATACTCGAATTTTCCTTACAAAGAGGGTGTATTTTTCGTGGCAGTCGTATCGTTATTCCCACGTCGTTAAAAGAGCAGATGCTCAAGAAGTTGCACTCtgttcattttggaatttcgaAGATGAAGTCGCTCGCTCGAAGTATTTGCTGGTGGCCTGGTATTAGCAACGATCTCGAAGATTTGGCCAAAAAGTGCGCCGAATGTaaattgttcgcgaataatCCAGCGAAAGTCAACGGTCAAACCTGGAAAAGTTCAGAGCAGCCGTTCGAGCGTGTTCACGTCGATTTCGCCGGACCGTTTCTGAGTCTCAAATATTTTGTTCTAGTAGACTCATTCAGCAAATGGCCAGAGATCTCGGTTGTTAAAAATGAAGATGCCGCTACGGTCATCAGAGAATGTACTGAAATATTCTCACGTTTCGGTTATCCAAGTATCATCGTCAGCGATAATGGTACAGCGTTCACGTCCGCCGAAttccagaattttctcaaagagaaAGGCATCGAACATCGTACGACAGCTCCTTTCCACCCTGCCACAAATGGGCAAGTTGAACGTTACAATGCAACGTTCAAGAAGGCGTTAAAGACGTTGAACGCATCACCTCAAGATGTTAACGAAAAATTGAAGCAGTTCTTGATGTTGTATCGTCGAACACCCCATACGACCACAAACAAATCACCTGCTGAGTTACTGCTAGGTAGGCAGATTCGTGCTCAGGTTGACATCGTATTTCCGCCGAAGAAACCCGAAGCCGAACGTGCCAAGAAGGTCGACGACGAAAAAGTTCGTAAATTATCAATGGGAGACAACGTAATCGCAAGAGATTATTCTTCCCCGAAGACCAAATGGCAGTTTGGTACTGTGTCTGAAAAGCTGGGAAAGCTTCACTACAACGTCCTTCTCGACGATGGACGTACATGGAAAAGACATATCGATCAGTTGAGAATTCGATCTCCTGATCAAACCTCGAATACGACGCCGAAAACAGTGGGCAAAAAACCCGATCAAGTTACGAATCCAAGACCGAAGAGAGTCATTAAAAGACCTGTTAGGTTAAATCTTTAATTTCGAAGTTcgatttcgttttatttttcgtttattttcgacgaatttttcttATACTTTACTCGATTTATATATCGTTATTGTTAGTTTTAGTTCGATCTATGTATCGTTAttcttattcttatttttttttttccattctacgTGAAtaggaatcttttttttttctattttttttgtaaaagtagaAAGTGTTGTAGCGTTAGCGTTGTGTAAGTTGCGCCTTAGCGCATTTCAGTCTATTGGACTCCTGTATAATATCCTTGTATATACGTTGATAATAAATACTCATTCGTTATGGGTTAAATTAATTCGTTTAATCATCAATAATTATCCTGAAAAGTTACAACagacattttgcaaaaattgccaaaaaaatcaaaaagttttggtttttggttgttcattatttttctaaattaccaaataaaaatCTTGTATTTGGTCAAAATGATCGAAGATCCAGTTTATTGACACAAATGGCAAAAAGTCTTAAATTTTTTACCCTAGGTAGGTAATTGCACAGCTCAAagtcccctccccccccccaaaagcaTGTGATATGGCAAATTACCGAAAAAAGGTTataaaaaggacttttttttggcaaagtgGCCGAAAAAGTGCCATCTGTTTGTTAACTGTCAGAAAGCTCcatttgttgccaaaattgtcaaagagttctaattttttccaaaattcttatTACTGCTTTCTAATTTCtaatcaaaatattcgaaaagtattcattttccccttacaagggaacctcttgaggtgtccgcctccgatttgaacgggaccgcgatttttggaaagagcatgttctgaaacccccaaatccaaattttcctctgcccaagttcatttttcgatttttgacgaatttttgaaaatccaaaattgactattttggtgatttatgcttttttaaaaaaaagtacgtacttgatcagtaaaaatgttcaaaataagtcctaaaactgatattaccccccccccccctaatccaaatttcgccatttccagccattctggagcctccagtgctatttttcaatttctccagaattttgaatttgctccagaaggcgcgtgaatatgaagttgggcagctaaaaatcgagttgtgtgttatactcgacctgttcaacgaatttatccacatttgagccgattctggagcggacacctcaagagtggttttttgaccagctttttttcaaaatatagtaatatccaaaaatcaaaaatttcttgttcgtgagaacatttttgaaatttgcgcaaatcgctaaactttgtcattaattaagcacacgagagcgaatttcgccatttcctgccattctggagcctccagaatggctggaaatggcgaaatttggatttggggttagttcatgacaaaatactgcgattcgtgcaaattgcaaaaattttctcgcaaacgagaaatttttgatatttgaatatttctattttgaaaaaaaagctgatcaaaaaaccactcttgaggtgtccgctccagaatcggctcaaatgtggataaattcgttgaacaggtTGAGTACATATAACACACAATTCGATTtctagctgcccaacttcatattcacgccttctggagcaaattcaaaattctggagaaattgaaaaatagcactggaggctccagaatggctggaaatggcgaaatttggatttggagggttaatatcagttttaggacttattttgaacatttttactgatcaagttcgtactttttttaaaaaagcatagaTCACCAAACTAGTCAatcttggattttcaaaaattcgccaaaaatctaaaaatgaacctgggcagctgaaaatttggatttggggattTTAGAAcacgctctttccaaaaatcgcggtcccgttcaaatcggagacggacacctcaagaggttcccttgttagatgtATAAATTGAAAAGTCTTCTCCTATctttccaaaattacgaattaatagccccaaaatcgaaaaaagggtCCGtcgtttgtcaaaatttgaaacaatgtCCACCAGAAGTCTCGATTGTtctatttttattacatttttcacgtgaaaattttatggaaCACCAGATCAAAGTTGAA is from Planococcus citri chromosome 1, ihPlaCitr1.1, whole genome shotgun sequence and encodes:
- the LOC135837145 gene encoding uncharacterized protein K02A2.6-like, translated to MTRSGGTKNGENNEEAKASEVASSSSTVINNYTTTQSMFECEKFNAGTMIWDRWIQRIEGAFETFSVPTDKRTHYLVHNVELDTFNLLADKVSPKSPYSLKYEDAKKLLSDHFSPAPLEIAEIFKFNHRVQKENESVRDFVASLQKLSIHCNFGDYQKKALRNQLVCGLRDVSTQNRLLEISDLTFDKALEIATSRETCAQGSAALHSDAKKPIPDAEVNALHTDKNKKRHVKKFNGKKKPDNDSTSSKKCHRCAKTGHSPDKCYHIKAVCKVCQKIGHIDQACFKKNKNKAHTSVLEAVEEFADMYVNECKSSSGLRRKIWVHPTINGVELKMELDCAAAVSTINYREALKYWPKAEVKTSQLTLLSFNGQPSKVHGEIMVRVNFEKCTKELKLFLVKEERPPLFGLEWIYVFKVDWNKYIPYVGEISVCAPNSPPPEVLELLRRFEVPSKSGIGKISDLEARVQLKEDARPVFFKARPVPFALQSKIDAVIDKYISEGIYIPVTASDWATPIVPVVKASGDVRICGDYKITVNPQIIIDAYPMPTYEEMFADMQGDEYTKIDIYHAYMQLMMNKKDQKILTLNTHRGLLQPTRMMFGLASAACTWQATMEKILAGIRRKKIFQDDLYMTGPTREEHLQTLREVLERLQKYNLRINVEKSVFFAKSIEYCGYRVDKEGIHPLQAKCEAIVNMKRPENKKDIEVFRGLVNYYSRFVPEFSNIMYPLNRLSRQDVEFEWSSDCEAAFVKIKQILSSERVLVHFNPALDLIVATDASPFAVAAILSHRFADGSERPIQYASQSLNQTQQKYAHIDKEAYAIVYGIKKFHQYIYGRKFTLITDCEPLTKIFSPDKGLPVHSAMRMQHYAIFLQSYTYQIKYRRTNAHANVDALSRLPSSLETASTQEPDVVQMNVLEEIPVTSSIIAKETATEPKLKKLMEALEKGHDLKPVDRFNINILEFSLQRGCIFRGSRIVIPTSLKEQMLKKLHSVHFGISKMKSLARSICWWPGISNDLEDLAKKCAECKLFANNPAKVNGQTWKSSEQPFERVHVDFAGPFLSLKYFVLVDSFSKWPEISVVKNEDAATVIRECTEIFSRFGYPSIIVSDNGTAFTSAEFQNFLKEKGIEHRTTAPFHPATNGQVERYNATFKKALKTLNASPQDVNEKLKQFLMLYRRTPHTTTNKSPAELLLGRQIRAQVDIVFPPKKPEAERAKKVDDEKVRKLSMGDNVIARDYSSPKTKWQFGTVSEKLGKLHYNVLLDDGRTWKRHIDQLRIRSPDQTSNTTPKTVGKKPDQVTNPRPKRVIKRPVRLNL